From the genome of Aspergillus fumigatus Af293 chromosome 1, whole genome shotgun sequence, one region includes:
- a CDS encoding D-mandelate dehydrogenase-like dehydrogenase: MPSALLIGAITHARKEWKDLSSILTLKEFPEGTRDEFIRNCKDGQYDDVVVIYRSNASTKFTGPFDAELLSVLPKSLKYICHNGAGYDNIDIPACSEKGIAVSSTPVAVNHATADVGIFLMIGALRQAYIPLSALRAGQWQGKTTLGHDPQGKVLGILGMGGIGREMANRARAFGMKIQYHNRSRLSPELEGDAQYVSFDELLANADVLSLNLALNAKTRHIIGEKEFQKMKDGVVIVNTARGALIDEKALVAALDSGKVMSAGLDVYENEPEIEPGLVNNPRVMLLPHIGTATYETQKEMELLVLNNLRSAVEKGEMITLVPEQKDIFKGQNGK; the protein is encoded by the exons ATGCCTTCGGCTCTACTCATTGGTGCCATCACCCACGCGCGCAAGGAGTGGAAAGATCTCTCGTCCATTCTGACTCTAAAG GAATTTCCCGAAGGCACCAGAGACGAGTTCATCCGGAATTGCAAAGACGGCCAGTACGATGATGTGGTAGTGATTTACCGATCCAATGCGTCTACCAAG TTCACCGGTCCATTCGACGCAGAGTTGCTCTCTGTCCTTCCCAAGTCATTAAAGTATATCTGCCACAATGGGGCTGGCTATGACAACATTGACATCCCGGCCTGTTCAGAGAAGG GAATTGCCGTCTCCAGTACCCCAGTCGCCGTGAACCACGCAACTGCTGACGTAGGCATCTTCCTGATGATTGGCGCTTTGCGCCAGGCTTATATCCCCTTATCTGCTCTCCGCGCCG GTCAATGGCAGGGAAAGACTACGCTCGGGCATGACCCTCAGGGCAAGGTGCTTGGTATTCTCGGGATGGGAGGAATCGGAAGG GAAATGGCCAATCGTGCACGAGCTTTCGGCATGAAGATACAATACCACAACAGATCGAGACTCTCGCCAGAGCTTGAGGGAGATGCGCAGTATGTCTCGTTTGATGAGTTGCTGGCGAACGCGGATGTCCTCAGCTTGAATCTCGCTCTCAATGCCAAAACTCGCCATATCATTGGCGAGAAGGAGTTCCAGAAGATGAAAGACGGTGTGGTCATTGTGAACACGGCTCGTGGCGCTTTAATTGACGAAAAAGCTCTGGTGGCCGCTTTGGATTCCGGGAAG GTCATGTCGGCTGGTTTGGATGTGTATGAGAACGAGCCGGAGATCGAACCTGGACTTGTAAATAACCCCCGCGTGATGCTACTACCGCACATTGGAACCGCGACCTATGAGACCCAGAAAGAAATGGAGCTGTTGGTCTTGAACAACTTGCGCTCGGCGGTGGAGAAGGGCGAGATGATCACATTGGTGCCGGAGCAGAAGGATATCTTCAAGGGGCAGAACGGAAAGTAA
- the rpl17 gene encoding 60S ribosomal protein uL22, with product MRRGGIRNWTWFSLMLGLCLHQVRYAAQDIPAAKSARARGSYLRVSFKNTRETAQAINGMKLQRALAFLENVKNKTEVVPFRRYAGSIGRTAQGKQWGVSKARWPVKSAQFLLDLLKNAEANADTKGLDTGNLIVKHIQVNQAPKGRRRTYRAHGRINPYMTNPCHIELILTEGEETVQKAPQVVKKEGAHLSSRQRGAQIRRALIEA from the exons ATGCGTCGTGGAGGAATTAGGAATTGGACATGGTTTTCGCTGATGTTGGGTCTTTGTTTGCATCAGGTCCGTTACGCTGCTCAGGACATTCCGGCCGCAAAGAGCGCCCGCGCCCGGGGCTCTTACCTGCGTGTCAGCTTCAAGAACACCCGTGAGACCGCTCAGGCCATCAACGGCATGAAGCTGCAGCGCGCCCTTGCCTTCCTCGAGAACGTCAAGAACAAGACCGAGGTCGTTCCCTTCCGGCGGTACGCTGGCAGCATTGGTCGCACTGCTCAGG GCAAGCAGTGGGGTGTCAGCAAGGCTCGCTGGCCCGTCAAGTCCGCTCAgttcctcctcgacctcctgAAGAACGCTGAGGCCAACGCCGACACCAAGGGTCTCGACACCGGCAACCTCATTGTCAAGCACATCCAGGTCAACCAGGCTCCCAAGGGCCGGAGACGCACCTACCGTGCTCACGGTCGT ATCAACCCCTACATGACCAACCCCTGCCACATCGAGCTCATCCTTACCGAGGGTGAGGAGACCGTCCAGAAGGCTCCCCAGGTTGTCAAGAAGGAGGGTGCTCACCTCAGCTCCCGCCAGCGTGGTGCTCAGATCCGCCGTGCCCTCATCGAGGCATAA
- a CDS encoding Zn(II)2Cys6 transcription factor, whose amino-acid sequence MEPDEQSPQLADTSGSRRKSRSDSSAKRVSRACLHCRQRKSKCDLDSCGSPGVPPCQRCIRDNRECVLGGSNRGGRRIRKNKMKNFTPGTEMPTRIEPLMDATSPSTTDSRPNASTSYSNPVVFVQPNPPATVAVSEDDEDTASIGSVPRNPSDAWQCLTGIAKRGADDLSSEPHTESARPGPNGFPPFSAFQNGAATDFPPTSGIRAYRLVQTRALDPGTVWQLVARYAENFHPYLPLVPRKYFNRNALDDFATNEKHLLTAVLTIASKDLVERPEIHEYCSKYMHELISGIAAGADCDVEAVEALLLLAEWEPQGLRPRIERVGRGEEDRAAWMHVGLALRSGYFLGLDRTSFRGDASGDTETEARRRLAWTCCYISDRLISVRIGRAFWSRGPGPMTGLVSQDFPSLQPVKSDEEDYAKIFQATLDLTQLYNNVHDVLYSGMRTSNQMMLMGDYVKYVDDFRLAILRWKSRWGSLSCSTPMRATMQLSYEYLRLYTNAFAFQAAISQSLVSKHKNNNQSQREHLRATFNNVASMQDARFIYESVDAAKAYLTILVDEVHPEKHLHFMPLRFYLYGIYAAVFLYKARSFGVMLNSEEMKVRELVSRTTEVLKRASAGPDDIGARYARLLELLWQSKPAPALSPTATHRSSDLLVQNTLNRLPEQSHQVHFSPANDFSWLDLEAVGDFVSGDQIPGTGTLAFDAFQQEPDLYQSGQDRSQPWQMSPWVGDMAGNLLF is encoded by the exons ATGGAACCGGACGAACAGTCTCCGCAGCTGGCAGACACCTCAGGGTCGAGACGTAAATCTCGCTCTGACTCTTCAGCGAAGCGCGTATCAAGAGCCTGTTTGCACTGCCGACAGCGTAAATCCAAGTGTGATTT GGACAGCTGTGGCAGTCCTGGGGTACCCCCATGTCAGCGGTGTATTCGAGACAACCGCGAATGTGTCCTTGGGGGTTCAAACCGAGGGGGACGCCGTATTCGCAAAAACAAGATGAAAAATTTCACCCCCGGCACTGAAATGCCCACGAGAATAGAACCGCTGATGGACGCGACCAGCCCATCCACCACAGATAGCCGTCCGAATGCATCTACTTCATACTCCAACCCGGTTGTATTTGTGCAGCCGAACCCTCCAGCGACAGTTGCCGTTtcggaggatgacgaagataCGGCTTCCATCGGTTCTGTACCGCGAAATCCGTCAGACGCCTGGCAATGCCTGACAGGCATAGCGAAAAGAGGCGCCGATGACTTGAGTTCGGAACCCCACACCGAATCTGCGCGTCCTGGCCCAAACGGGTTCCCACCATTCTCGGCATTTCAGAACGGCGCCGCTACGGATTTCCCCCCGACCAGTGGTATCAGAGCCTACAGACTGGTGCAGACGAGGGCGCTGGATCCAGGAACAGTGTGGCAGCTTGTGGCTCGTTATGCCGAGAATTTCCATCCCTATCTTCCCCTGGTGCCGCGAAAATACTTTAATCGCAATGCGCTTGACGATTTCGCCACTAATGAGAAACACTTGCTAACGGCGGTGCTGACCATCGCGTCCAAAGACCTGGTTGAACGGCCGGAGATCCACGAATACTGCTCCAAGTACATGCATGAGCTCATCTCTGgcattgctgctggtgccgATTGCGATGTGGAGGCCGTCGAGGCGTtactcctcctcgccgagTGGGAACCCCAGGGTCTTCGGCCACGGATCGAGCGGGTTGGGCGTGGCGAGGAGGACCGGGCCGCCTGGATGCATGTCGGGCTTGCTTTGCGGTCGGGCTATTTCCTCGGCTTGGACCGCACGTCTTTCCGGGGTGATGCGTCAGGGGATACAGAAACAGAAGCCCGCAGGCGACTGGCGTGGACCTGCTGCTATATCTCCGACCGGCTGATTTCCGTCCGGATTGGGCGGGCTTTCTGGTCGCGAGGTCCAGGACCAATGACGGGTCTTGTCAGCCAGGACTTCCCTTCATTACAACCTGTCAAgagcgatgaagaagattATGCAAAGATTTTCCAAGCGACACTGGATCTTACACAACTCTATAACAACGTTCACGATGTACTCTACTCCGGGATGCGGACCAGCAATCAAATGATGCTCATGGGCGACTACGTGAAATACGTGGACGATTTCCGCCTGGCGATTCTCCGCTGGAAGTCCCGCTGGGGCTCGCTTTCCT GTTCCACACCGATGCGAGCCACCATGCAGTTGTCGTACGAGTATCTGAGACTCTATACGAACGCATTTGCATTTCAAGCTGCCATCTCCCAGTCACTTGTCTCAAAACATAAAAACAACAATCAGTCTCAAAGGGAGCATTTGCGCGCAACCTTCAACAATGTGGCATCAATGCAGGATGCGCGCTTCATTTACGAGTCTGTCGATGCGGCGAAGGCGTACCTGACCATTCTTGTTGACGAAGTGCATCCGGAAAAGCACTTGCATTTTATGCCTTTGAGGTTTTATCTGTATGGAATCTATGCAGCGGTCTTCTTATATAAG GCACGTTCGTTCGGTGTTATGCTGAACtccgaggagatgaaggtgCGAGAACTGGTCTCTCGCACCACCGAAGTCCTGAAGCGAGCAAGTGCCGGGCCTGATGATATCGGGGCTCGCTATGCGCGGCTGTTGGAGCTATTGTGGCAGTCTAAACCTGCGCCTGCCCTTTCCCCTACGGCAACCCACCGAAGCAGCGATCTCTTGGTGCAGAATACTCTCAATCGCCTGCCGGAGCAGAGTCATCAGGTACATTTCAGTCCAGCCAATGACTTTTCTTGGTTAGACCTTGAAGCTGTCGGAGACTTTGTGTCTGGAGACCAGATCCCAGGAACGGGTACTCTAGCATTTGATGCATTCCAACAGGAGCCTGATTTGTATCAATCAGGACAGGACCGTTCTCAGCCATGGCAGATGTCACCCTGGGTCGGTGACATGGCCGGCAACCTTTTGTTTTAA
- a CDS encoding lytic polysaccharide monooxygenase: protein MKQTGTLVALAGLVSMVHGHGFVTSPKPRMPGPAMKAACGNQVEINQQSDNYGNIQGELQVAKGQSDYNADECNIWLCKGYKFDDNKDNVYSYTAGQTVDFVVDIRAPHTGVANVSVVDTATNTVIGNTLKSWTDYASTATGVSQDETNFSITIPDNLGSKCSEPGACVLQWYWFAESIDQTYESCIDFTVGGSGSGSGSGSGAGSSSSAGSGSSIPTATPSVAVTTPSTGNNVISTPTTMVTSVRPTATSAAGTGNGAGSSTSFPTSGTAEEQLSYIASVLKSLLQYIA from the coding sequence ATGAAGCAAACCGGCACTCTCGTCGCCCTCGCCGGCCTGGTCTCCATGGTCCACGGTCACGGTTTTGTCACCTCTCCCAAGCCCCGTATGCCCGGCCCGGCTATGAAGGCTGCCTGCGGTAACCAGGTGGAGATCAACCAGCAGTCCGACAACTACGGCAACATCCAGGGTGAGCTTCAGGTAGCCAAGGGCCAGAGCGACTACAACGCCGACGAGTGTAACATCTGGCTCTGCAAGGGTTACAAGTTTGACGACAACAAGGACAACGTCTACTCCTACACCGCCGGCCAGACCGTCGACTTCGTGGTTGACATCCGTGCGCCTCACACCGGTGTGGCCAACGTCTCCGTCGTTGACACCGCTACCAACACGGTGATTGGCAATACCCTCAAGTCCTGGACCGACTACGCCTCGACCGCCACCGGTGTCTCCCAGGATGAGACCAACTTCAGCATCACCATCCCCGACAACCTGGGCAGCAAGTGCTCCGAGCCCGGTGCTTGTGTCCTCCAATGGTACTGGTTCGCCGAGTCGATCGACCAGACCTACGAGTCCTGCATTGACTTCACTGTTggcggctccggctccggctccggctctggCTCCGGCGCTggctccagctccagcgcTGGTTCTGGCTCTTCGATTCCGACCGCTACTCCCAGCGTTGCTGTTACCACTCCCAGCACCGGAAACAACGTGATCTCCACGCCTACCACTATGGTCACCAGCGTGAGACCGACTGCCACCTCGGCCGCTGGCACCGGTAATGGCGCTGGTTCCTCCACATCTTTCCCCACCAGCGGCACTGCTGAGGAGCAGCTCAGCTACATTGCTTCTGTTCTGAAGAGCCTGCTGCAGTATATTGCTTAG
- a CDS encoding NAD(P)-dependent alcohol dehydrogenase produces the protein MTTTTTTTALVLHGAKDLRLESRPISPPTGSEVQVAIRATGLCGSDLHYYNHGRNGDFVVREPMCLGHESSGTVTAVGPDVTTLQVGDRVALEVGLPCRTCTLCRTGRYNICPDMKFRSSAKLFPHLDGTLMELTNHPADLCHKLPESVSYAGGALVEPLAVCLHAIRRSHPPTPAEVDLATEQGDQTAALIFGAGAIGLLLAAALATSQPFTSIVIADIDPARLEIAKSLNLGLKTHLLPKGGNAANPPPAPDASAAEHAAYAMQNAQRTAAALKEANGVASGFVRVYECTGVPACVQAGIYAASPGAVLVQIGMGNPIQTLPVSAAALREVDIIGTFRYDGHAYPAAIELMASGKLDHVEKQVVTHRVRLEDGSRAFALAGKGVDETGRPVVKVVIES, from the exons ATGaccaccacaaccaccacaacaGCACTCGTCCTCCATGGAGCCAAAGATCTCCGCCTG GAATCACGACCCATCTCTCCTCCCACCGGCTCCGAAGTCCAAGTTGCCATCCGCGCAACCGGTCTCTGCGGCTCAGACCTTCACTACTACAACCACGGCCGCAATGGCGACTTCGTCGTGCGCGAGCCGATGTGCCTGGGCCACGAATCCTCCGGCACCGTCACAGCTGTCGGACCAGACGTGACAACCCTGCAGGTCGGCGACCGCGTCGCCCTCGAGGTCGGCCTCCCTTGCCGTACCTGCACCCTCTGCCGCACTGGCCGCTACAACATCTGCCCGGACATGAAGTTCCGCAGCAGCGCTAAGCTCTTCCCCCATCTCGACGGCACCCTCATGGAACTCACCAACCACCCCGCCGATCTCTGCCACAAGCTTCCTGAGAGTGTCTCCTACGCCGGCGGCGCCCTCGTCGAGCCCCTCGCTGTCTGCCTGCACGCCATCCGCCGCTCGCACCCGCCCACCCCCGCCGAAGTGGATCTGGCCACCGAACAGGGCGACCAGACCGCCGCGCTGATCTTCGGCGCAGGAGCCatcggcctcctcctcgccgctgcACTAGCCACCTCCCAGCCCTTCAcctccatcgtcatcgcgGACATCGACCCCGCCCGTCTCGAGATCGCAAAATCCCTCAACCTAGGCCTGAAGACCCATCTCCTCCCCAAGGGCGGCAATGCCGCCAACCCACCCCCTGCGCCGGACGCCTCTGCCGCAGAGCATGCCGCGTACGCCATGCAGAATGCGCAGCGGACCGCAGCGGCGCTGAAAGAGGCGAATGGGGTTGCGTCAGGGTTTGTGCGCGTGTACGAGTGTACCGGCGTGCCGGCGTGCGTGCAGGCGGGGATCTACGCTGCCAGCCCTGGCGCCGTGCTCGTGCAGATCGGGATGGGGAATCCGATTCAGACGCTTCCGGTGAGTGCGGCGGCGCTCCGGGAGGTGGATATCATCGGCACGTTCCGGTATGATGGCCATGCGTACCCGGCTGCAATTGAGTTGATGGCTAGTGGGAAGCTTGACCATGTCGAGAAGCAGGTTGTTACGCATCGCGTCAGACTTGAGGATGGGAGTCGGGCGTTTGCGCTGGCGGGGAAGGGAGTGGATGAGACTGGCAGGCCGGTGGTCAAGGTCGTCATTGAGAGCTAG
- a CDS encoding cation diffusion facilitator family transporter: MGFFPFREPRITLSLFPTINDLKPNPCIPSHPTSHPSCHPFLVGFLRIINSFIMEDSHFRHSISHHPSPFNPHTLHSHIPRDRASSALSLNAATSTALDPSEQTQPHTSQHRTSPSSDEEGQAPPRYTPENDPFQLASKLKTAEEIRQIQPVANTSRKRDASSSSTTAAGIKLRSRNAISNTMASRQLQGFYKTQNENIERMLKPVEEHVRAARELNSNNALRYRIAVYGSFAANVILSVLQLYAAISSGSLSLFTTMADAIFDPCSNLTLLLCNKAVNRVDPRKFPAGKARIETAGNICFCFLMTAVSFILIAFSIRDLVEGSDAATGSFFLPSVIAVVVAFCTKFTLFLYCWALRNQVSQIRILWEDHRNDLLINGFGILTSVGGSKLRWWIDPMGAIILSVLISVLWLHTAYHEFQLLIGVTADTKMQQLITYISMTHSPYITAIDTVRAYTSGPRLLVEVDIVMDPEESLRATHDVAEELQMKLESLPDVERAYVHVDYETTHKPEHFLKKEL; encoded by the exons ATGGGATTTTTCCCGTTTCGGGAACCCCGGATAACCCTCTCACTTTTTCCTACCATCAATGATTTAAAACCCAACCCATGcatcccatcccatcccaCCTCCCACCCTTCTTGCCATCCATTCTTAGTTGGTTTCCTCCGTATAATCAACTCCTTCATCATGGAGGACAGTCACTTTCGACACAGCATCTCTCACCACCCTTCACCCTTCAACCCACACACTCTACACTCGCACATCCCCCGCGACCGAGCCTCGTCGGCTTTGTCCTTGAACGCAGCCACCAGCACAGCTCTTGATCCCTCGGAGCAGACACAACCACACACCTCTCAGCACCGCACGAGCCCAAgcagtgatgaagaaggccagGCGCCGCCCCGGTATACGCCGGAAAACGATCCCTTCCAGCTCGCCTCGAAGCTGAAAACCGCCGAGGAGATTCGCCAGATCCAGCCGGTAGCCAACACCTCTCGCAAACGGgatgcctcctcctcgtccaccacGGCCGCAGGAATCAAACTCCGCAGCCGCAATGCCATATCCAACACCATGGCCTCGCGCCAACTGCAGGGCTTCTACAAGACGCAGAACGAGAACATCGAGCGCATGCTCAAACCCGTCGAGGAACACGTCCGCGCCGCGCGCGAgctcaacagcaacaatgcCCTCCGCTACCGCATCGCCGTCTACGGCTCCTTCGCCGCCAACGTCATCCTCTCCGTCCTCCAGCTCTACgccgccatctcctcggGTTCCCTCTCGCTCTTCACCACCATGGCCGACGCCATCTTCGACCCCTGCTCCAacctcaccctcctcctctgcaacAAGGCCGTCAACCGCGTCGACCCCCGCAAGTTCCCCGCCGGGAAAGCCCGCATTGAAACAGCAGGCAacatctgcttctgcttcctcaTGACCGCCGtctccttcatcctcatcgccttctccatcCGCGACCTGGTCGAGGGTTCCGACGCCGCGACGggctccttcttcctcccttctgtcatcgccgtcgtcgtcgccttCTGCACGAAATTCACCCTCTTCTTGTATTGCTGGGCCCTCCGCAACCAGGTCTCCCAGATCCGAATCCTCTGGGAAGACCACCGCAACGAcctcctcatcaacggcTTCGGTATCCTCACCTCCGTCGGCGGCAGTAAACTGCGCTGGTGGATCGACCCCATGGGCGCTATTATCCTTTCGGTGCTTATCAGCGTCCTCTGGCTGCATACCGCCTACCATGAGTTCCAGCTGCTCATCGGTGTCACCGCCGATACCAAGATGCAGCAGCTCATCACTTATATCT CTATGACTCATTCCCCCTACATCACCGCCATCGATACCGTTCGCGCGTACACCTCCGGCCCCCGGCTGCTTGTCGAGGTTGACATCGTCATGGACCCCGAGGAGTCCCTGCGTGCGACCCATGACGTCGCCGAGGAGCTGCAGATGAAGCTCGAGTCGTTGCCTGATGTGGAGCGGGCTTATGTCCATGTCGACTATGAGACGACTCACAAGCCGGAGcatttcttgaagaaggaactCTGA
- a CDS encoding SDR family NAD(P)-dependent oxidoreductase, which translates to MAQLNDVRGRLALITGASGGIGAACARQLAQKGVHLALTYSTNLEAMNMLVKELRSSQPAADGADALRISIHQVDVASADQIQTMFAQIDKEHGQRPDILVSNAGYGKRIPQVWDISLEEFDYTINVNLRASFILVKGVVDHMREQRWGRIVFMSSIAGYGGGINGCHYAASKGGMTGMMKNLATRLAEYNISVNDVAPAMIGDTGMIPSAQAIPEVAAGIPLGRLGTPEEVANVVSMLVTTGYMTGQSLLLAGGLK; encoded by the exons ATGGCACAGTTGAATGATGTTCGCGGCAGATTGGCCCTCATCACAGGGGCATCTGGAGG GATTGGAGCAGCATGTGCTCGTCAACTGGCCCAGAAGGGAGTCCATCTCGCCTTGACTTACTCCACTAACCTCGAGGCAATGAATATGCTCGTAAAAGAGCTTAGATCCAGTCAACCGGCAGCAGATGGCGCCGATGCACTTCGCATTTCGATCCACCAGGTTGACGTTGCATCTGCCGACCAGATCCAAACCATGTTCGCACAGATTGACAAGGAGCACGGACAGCGACCGGACATTCTTGTCTCCAACGCAGGCTACGGCAAGCGCATCCCACAGGTCTGGGATATCTCACTGGAAGAATTCGACTATACCATCAACGTGAATCTGCGGGCCTCTTTCATCCTGGTGAAGGGGGTTGTCGACCATATGAGGGAGCAGCGCTGGGGTCGGATCGTCTTTATGTCGTCAATCGCTGGGTATGGCGGTGGAATCAACGGATGCC ATTACGCCGCTTCAAAAGGCGGGATGACTGGCATGATGAAGAATCTCGCGACTCGCCTGGCTGAATATAATATCAGCGTCAATGACGTGGCGCCGGCCATGATCGGCGACACTGGCATGATTCCCAGCGCGCAAGCCATCCCGGAGGTTGCCGCAGGGATTCCGCTTGGTCGACTGGGTACCCCTGAAGAAGTGGCTAATGTTGTGAGCATGCTCGTAACGACGGGCTACATGACCGGCCAGAGTCTGTTGCTGGCGGGTGGATTAAAATAA
- a CDS encoding putative 2-deoxy-D-gluconate 3-dehydrogenase, producing MSATVLSLFSLSGKTAIVTGGTRGIGQAMAIALAEAGADIVLIQRDESNTQTRDEIVNRVGRKAWIHVAELSKREEVKSIIPAVTSQGLKPEILLNCAGIQRRHPSEKFPDEDWDEVIEVNLTSVFTLCREFGAYLLARDASDFPSGRRGSIINVASLLSFQGGITVPAYAASKGGIAQLTKALSNEWASKGINVNAIAPGYIDTDMNVALINDANRNAGIMARIPAGRWGKPDDFKGVIVFLASEASNYVSGEVVCVDGGWMGR from the exons ATGTCGGCAACTGTTCTTTCACTATTTTCTCTAAGCGGAAAGACCGCGATTGTGACCGGCGGGACGAGGGGTATCGGTCAGGCTATGGCTATTGCCCTTGCTGAAGCTGGTGCGGATATTGTACTGATCCAG AGAGACGAATCAAACACACAAACACGCGATGAAATTGTCAACCGAGTCGGTCGAAAAGCTTGGATTCACGTGGCAGAGTTGTCGAAACGAGAGGAGGTCAAGAGTATCATTCCAGCAGTCACAAGCCAAGGACTGAAGCCCGAGATTCTCCTCAACTGTGCTGGCATTCAAAGGAGACACCCTAGTGAGAAGTTTCCTGACGAGGATTGGGACGAG GTTATTGAAGTAAACTTGACCTCGGTGTTTACCCTGTGCCGCGAATTTGGAGCCTACCTACTGGCTCGGGATGCGTCCGACTTTCCTTCCGGCCGCCGTGgttccatcatcaacgttGCATCGCTTCTTTCGTTCCAGGGTGGCATCACCGTTCCGGCATATGCAGCTTCGAAAGGCGGCATTGCACAATTAACCAAGGCCCTGTCCAACGAGTGGGCCAGCAAGGGTATCAATGTGAACGCCATTGCCCCTGGGTACATTGACACGGACATGAACGTCGCCCTGATCAATGATGCCAATCGGAACGCTGGCATCATGGCTAGAATCCCAGCCGGCCGATGGGGGAAGCCGGATGATTTTAAGGGTGTTATTGTGTTCTTGGCGAGTGAAGCAAGCAACTATGTTTCAGGGGAAGTGGTCTGTGTCGATGGAGGTTGGATGGGCCGGTAA
- a CDS encoding GAT domain-containing protein, translating to MLMRILIDNPGHTFTRNIDATFVATIKDLLRDGWDLNVQHFLRETLGAIESQRQWDEDLAPLMQMWKKEKSKLSRQNSGVRLSNHGKVAKYIAKSSRFGQSTWRSSRSQHQQQQQQAYPYMQSSAQPASTLPPPDELAARVTEAKTSAKLLLQFVQSTPPTEFNGNELIKEFCTRCQTASRAIQNYIHSTNPAPDENTLQTLIETNDELSVALSKYQHAFLSARKATGNSGSQSPTPSNGAADTGTNRPLPVAPVPQRQGQSASPSVFSPPSPPPRQQQQQQQQSTATVAPLSATSSAAAPVGNNAARYEYRSEDFQVPNPFADDYSTTTTENQQQAGSYQRPTQHTL from the coding sequence ATGCTAATGCGCATACTCATCGACAATCCGGGCCACACGTTCACACGCAACATCGATGCCACATTCGTCGCTACGATAAAGGATCTCCTGCGTGATGGGTGGGACCTCAACGTGCAACACTTCCTCCGGGAAACGCTGGGTGCCATCGAGTCGCAGCGACAGTGGGACGAGGATCTAGCGCCGCTGATGCAGATgtggaagaaggagaagagtAAGCTGAGCAGACAGAACAGTGGGGTACGCTTGTCAAATCATGGTAAAGTAGCGAAATACATTGCTAAAAGTTCGCGGTTTGGGCAGAGCACCTGGAGATCCTCACGGTCGCAGCaccaacagcagcagcagcaggcatACCCATACATGCAGAGCTCTGCCCAACCTGCCTCGACATTACCACCACCAGATGAACTCGCTGCTCGCGTGACGGAAGCCAAAACGTCGGCCAAGTTACTCTTGCAGTTCGTTCAGTCGACGCCGCCTACAGAGTTCAACGGAAACGAGCTCATCAAGGAATTCTGTACTCGTTGCCAGACGGCATCCCGCGCCATACAGAACTATATACACTCGACGAATCCCGCACCGGACGAGAACACGCTTCAGACCTTAATCGAGACGAACGATGAGCTGTCGGTCGCGTTGTCCAAGTACCAGCATGCGTTCCTCAGCGCCCGCAAAGCAACTGGCAACTCGGGGAGTCAGTCACCCACTCCGTCGAACGGAGCCGCTGACACTGGGACCAATCGTCCACTCCCTGTGGCCCCAGTGCCGCAGCGACAAGGGCAAAGCGCCTCGCCCTCGGTCTTCTCGCCaccatcgccgccgccgcggcagcaacagcaacagcagcagcagagcacTGCAACGGTGGCTCCCTTGTCAGCGACGTCTTCGGCCGCAGCTCCGGTGGGTAATAATGCGGCTCGGTACGAGTACCGGTCGGAGGATTTCCAAGTACCGAATCCATTTGCGGATGACTACAGCACAACCACCACAGAGAATCAACAACAGGCAGGATCATACCAGCGCCCTACGCAGCACACTCTTTGA